Proteins encoded within one genomic window of Mycoplasma phocoenae:
- a CDS encoding ECF transporter S component, with the protein MKNNKIVEKEKFCIKKWLKDNLTLSVFDIALFALFIALYFIADSVQRFALTGPRKIAITYTLFIIFGIVLGPIKGGILALLCDTVTQLIYGIQFWMIEYAIVPVLIAVLSSLIFKLRKFDSHWLWLIGFFIITFTTAIFVTIILLESDLIKWKETSRKAKPIASNVVTIVSSISIGCIWIFSISLALIHRFTKNENWKNNTTTIFIIFINTTVSMILFRWIWGPFSYINFHNRFFNKRGTWTYSDYYLIWMIPIIFKSLIEIPVYTFLTYSLYPVIRYMQNQYKIQNKAKY; encoded by the coding sequence ATGAAAAATAATAAAATTGTCGAAAAAGAAAAATTTTGTATTAAAAAGTGATTAAAAGATAACTTAACATTAAGTGTTTTTGATATTGCTCTTTTTGCATTATTTATCGCTTTATATTTTATTGCTGATTCAGTCCAAAGATTTGCTCTTACTGGACCTAGAAAAATAGCTATAACGTATACTTTATTTATTATTTTTGGTATAGTATTGGGTCCAATTAAAGGAGGGATATTAGCGTTACTTTGCGATACGGTTACACAATTAATTTACGGTATTCAATTCTGAATGATTGAATACGCAATTGTTCCGGTATTGATAGCTGTTTTAAGCTCGTTAATATTTAAATTGCGTAAATTCGATTCTCATTGACTTTGATTGATAGGATTTTTCATAATCACTTTTACTACAGCAATCTTTGTAACAATCATTTTATTAGAATCTGATCTGATTAAATGAAAGGAAACATCACGCAAGGCAAAACCAATTGCTTCTAACGTTGTAACCATAGTTTCGTCTATTTCTATTGGATGTATATGAATATTTAGCATATCATTAGCTTTAATTCATCGTTTTACCAAAAATGAAAATTGAAAAAACAATACGACAACAATTTTTATAATATTCATAAACACGACCGTGTCTATGATCTTGTTTAGATGAATTTGAGGACCGTTTTCATATATTAATTTCCACAACAGATTTTTCAACAAAAGAGGAACTTGAACTTATTCTGATTATTATTTAATTTGAATGATTCCAATTATATTTAAAAGTTTAATTGAAATACCTGTTTACACATTTTTAACTTATTCGTTATATCCTGTGATTAGATATATGCAAAATCAATATAAAATACAAAACAAAGCAAAATACTAA
- a CDS encoding M17 family metallopeptidase — MKNNKFVLKAFFKKDKEDKTKEFVVTEDVYEKTASVCIGLYEDINLESLLSFFNKLPKTANRDYLIDLDSFVSKKYSLDKLLTDVSYALRTGEFEGFDLKSKKDSNVYSIHTLITANENEANNKAKFKGETIADSFNQARFYQRMVPNIANSEYLAEEYAKHFEGLDNVTVKTLESFDIQKLGMNLMLSVNKGSIHAPKVLVVEYNGNPESKEKTVIVGKGITFDTGGYSLKSGGGMKGMKYDMTGSAVACFALKAIAKLKAKANYSAVMMLTDNSLNTNASQPDSVYKSMNGLTVEVTNTDAEGRLVLADGMTYAIRELNATRLIDVATLTGAVRSALGQTYAGVYSTDDNFFDSFKAASCEANEKIWRLPFDEEYGEGIKDTPVADLCNSDKSPNAGSCSAAMFLKEFAENTKFIHCDIAGVAKNFGYNNTPLIATITEMALNEK, encoded by the coding sequence ATGAAAAATAATAAATTTGTATTAAAAGCTTTTTTTAAAAAAGATAAGGAAGATAAAACAAAAGAATTTGTTGTGACTGAAGATGTTTATGAAAAAACAGCTTCAGTATGCATTGGTTTGTATGAAGATATTAACTTAGAATCATTATTAAGCTTTTTTAATAAATTACCCAAAACTGCAAACAGAGATTATTTAATTGATTTAGATTCGTTCGTTTCAAAAAAATATTCTCTTGATAAATTATTAACTGACGTTTCTTACGCTTTAAGAACTGGTGAATTTGAAGGATTTGATTTAAAAAGCAAAAAAGATTCAAATGTTTACAGTATTCACACATTAATTACTGCAAATGAAAATGAAGCAAACAATAAAGCAAAATTCAAGGGCGAAACAATTGCTGATTCATTTAATCAAGCTCGTTTTTATCAAAGAATGGTTCCGAATATTGCTAATTCAGAATACTTAGCAGAAGAATACGCTAAACATTTTGAAGGTCTTGATAATGTTACTGTAAAAACATTAGAATCATTTGATATTCAAAAACTTGGAATGAATCTTATGTTAAGTGTTAACAAGGGTTCAATACACGCTCCAAAAGTGTTAGTTGTTGAATATAACGGTAACCCAGAATCAAAAGAAAAAACAGTAATAGTGGGGAAAGGTATTACATTCGACACTGGTGGATACTCACTAAAAAGTGGTGGTGGAATGAAAGGCATGAAATATGATATGACTGGTAGCGCTGTAGCTTGTTTTGCTTTAAAAGCTATTGCAAAATTAAAAGCAAAAGCAAATTATTCAGCTGTTATGATGTTGACTGATAACTCGTTAAATACAAATGCTTCTCAACCAGATAGTGTGTATAAATCAATGAACGGTTTAACAGTTGAAGTTACAAACACAGATGCTGAGGGACGTTTAGTCTTGGCTGATGGTATGACATATGCTATTCGTGAATTAAACGCTACAAGACTTATCGATGTTGCTACATTAACAGGGGCTGTCAGAAGCGCTTTGGGACAAACATATGCAGGTGTTTATTCTACTGACGATAATTTCTTTGATTCATTTAAGGCTGCTTCTTGCGAAGCTAATGAAAAAATTTGAAGATTACCATTTGATGAAGAATATGGTGAAGGAATTAAAGATACGCCAGTTGCTGATTTATGTAACTCAGACAAGAGTCCAAACGCTGGTTCTTGCTCAGCGGCAATGTTCTTGAAAGAATTTGCAGAAAACACCAAATTCATTCACTGCGATATAGCTGGAGTTGCTAAAAACTTTGGTTATAACAATACTCCTTTAATTGCCACAATTACTGAAATGGCATTGAATGAAAAATAA